tgcagcctcattttaatagtagcccatagatcaaaagcataaggggagggaaacataagggtcagactgagtccaaaccaaaggccaggcggaacagctctgtcagcATGGCCTTAAGAGACTGTTCTTACGGCAGTCAGAAAATTCAAATGTATAAAGCAAAGGCGTAAGGACTCTTTTGATGTACAGTGCTCTACAAGGATATTAAGAGCTGCTGGAACGGAAAAGCAAAAAGTGCTGCACCTACCATACCTTGCCGCATTGTTTATACGGGATTCCCTTTTGGTCACAGTACTCATAGCAGAGGGCAGCCCCCTCCACACACAGCTTCGCTTTCAGAGATCCCGGTTTGTAGTAGATCCCGCTGTGAATAACACCGCTGTTGTGTCCACTCTGGTGGAAGGCTAGTCGGAGAAATGTGTTACAAATAAGGAGAAATGTTGAAATACGTGCTGCATGGACCATTATTCTTTTTAACTGTCAggtgaaatatatatttaaaccgCCAGGTGATTTTTCAGACTTCAAGCCATGAGAAGTAACTATAAATGCGGTGTAAACTGACCAGAAATGTATAAGGAAAAGTTTGCAATGATGGATTAGCTCGTCCCCCATCCACTGCCACCGCCCCTCCAaattgccctccccccccccgcttgcaatTAGGCTTGGAAAAAAGCTCTTACTGGTGACAATAAAGTCATCTTCCAAGCCTAATTTTGGTGGAAGAAGGGGCAGGGTGGAGAGTACCCCTTTCCATGCAGTAGGCCTTTTAAGATAAATGGGAAGTTGTACAAAACTGGCCCCTTACAAGAAAAGTTCATAGTGGATTGCGCCTAACTGAACGATGCCTTTTAGTAAGCCAtttaaacaaccaccaccaaatcTGGAAGACGGGGCAGGCGGAAGTTAAAAATGCATGAGGGAAACTAATACGGGAGGCGATGAACTCTTTTATCAGATTCAGATATCATACCCAactccttctccttttccagcACTCCAAAAGTGAGGGATGGATGTCGCAGGCTGAGCTCCCTGGCCGATGCCAGCCCCACAATCCCAGCGCCGACAACAGCCACATCAAAAGTGCTATTAAAAACAGgtttgagaataataataataataaataaataaataataataaattttatttatatcccgccctccccagccgaagctgggctaagggcggctaacaacaataaaacaatacaaaagtacaacacaagaaTGAAAATCACACACTCCACACTAGCAAAAGAACTTATTTTGGTCAAAAGCTATCAGACAATTTCCAAGAggggtctgttttgtttttgctttttttgcatttacgtaaaggatttttttttacgtcagggacgcgggtggcgctgtgggttaaaccacagagcctaggacttgccgatcagaaggtcggtggttcgaatccctgtgacagggtgagctcccattgctcagtccctgctcctgcccacctagcagttcaaaagcacgtcaaagtgcaagtagataaacaggtaccgctgaggcgggaaggtaaacagtgttgctgctttggttcgccagaagagtcttagtcctgctggccacatgacccggaagctgtacgccggctccctcagccaataaagcgagatgagtgccgcaaccccagagtcggccacggctggacctaatggtcaggggtcccctttacctttaaaagatttttaagTAGAAAAATGAAAGTTACAACGAATGTGAGCTGAGCTGTTCACTCTCCCATTACGTCACAGCCCATGCCAAAATCCCCgccctttaaaaaaagatgggAGAGTGACATTATACGCATTTACACCCTTAAAGGTTGTACTGCTCTTCTGTTCCCCTAAAAAGTCATTGACCGTCTTTGGGCTGAGAAGACagaagagcagcagggaaaaggcagaATGGCGATGACTGGACAGCATCGTGTGGATGCCCCAGAACAAATGAGGGAACCAAGCACTGCAATTCCACACAAAACACAAGTGTGGAAGTTCCTGTGGTCTCCTCTTACTTGCAGCTGCTTTCCAGCTtgtctttcacatcacctgctgtCCTGTCCAACTCTTTAAACTAGATATTTCATTTATATGTACATCCTGTGTctcattttatcatcacagcCGTCTCTACGATGACTATGTTTACTTCCACAACCAGGTGAGGAGCACACTGTTGCACTGGGGTCTTActtttgggcttcccagaagtATCCGGTTGGCCACCGTAAGAGCAGGAGGCTGGGTtagatccagcaggcacttcttctttttttctaggcaaaacattcatttttattactgaAATTTTGCCCAGCAATGACAATTTTAAATTTTCCCATCTTGACGTATCTTTTTAAACTTTGAACTTTATCCCACGTTTTGACATAAATATTTTGAAACAATGTACAGTTCATGTTTGTCACAGCAATACCCAAGTGTTTAACAATATTTAACAGATACAGATTCAAGAAAGGGTTGTCAGCCCACATCGCAATCCTATATTGAGCTTATCTGGTGCACAGAGGGCATTTCAGTTAATGTGAATGAGCCGCGAATATGTAAGTTGTTAGGTGAACAAACTGGGCAGGACAATGTTCTGGGATTTAAAATTATGCTTTCTATTTAAAAaaggcacttcttatgttctcagttgaaacaagtgctctaccactaagttgTGTCTCCAGGTTTTAATGGGGGGAAACTAATAATTCAATTTCCTGCCTGTAGtgactacagtacagtggtaccttggtctaagaacagtcctgttaacaAACAATTCGGGCAACgcactccgcaaaaccagaagtaggtgttccggctaGTGAATTTTGCCCTGGAAGATGAACAGAAGCAGaccagtggaagggcaccagcggcgggaggcctcattggggaaagcgcgcctcggtttaagaacactttgagttaagaatggacttccagaactaataataataataataataataataatttattatttgtaccccgcccatctggctgggtttccccagccactctgagcggcttccaacaaagatgaaagatacactaaaatgtcacatattaattaattaagtttgtAGACCAATATACCACTGTAGTCCAGTCTAGCCACAGTTTCATTACTACGcatcttcctgttccaaaatggtactaaaaaccccaaacccctaggcagagggcctttttggtggtgacgCCCTGTGGaattgccctcccatcagatgtcaaggaaagaaacaactatctgacttttagaagatatctgaaggtagccctgtttagggaagtttttaatgtttgatgttttatattcTCTTGGgaaccatccagagtggctggggaaacccagctagatgggctggtctctaaggtgctactggacaatttttaaattattttattactttatccaagtacagtcatacctcaggataaatgtgCTTTAAGTTATTTTCAGCTTGCGCTCCGCGGCgccccggaagtaacggagcacgttttTCCGGGTTTCACGACGCATGCatacgcagacggtcaaaatgctgtcatgcgcatgcacggaagcggcgaaaTGCAACCTGCAcacgcgcagacacgggttgcgttcccttcaggatgcgaatggggctctggaatggatcctgttcgcatcccgaggtaccactgtaattgatatagaaaagagaaaaccagggatatttgagggagcaggctagcaggcggggcccctgccttacatcacaggagcctacacaacacaaaacacggttgctgtaggtaggttttatttgttttttatcttatattttagaaatataccttcagtggtttttttcctttaaattttttgtgggcccccaagagagtgggcccctaAGCAAGAGCTTGTTTCGCTTATATGTAAATCCTTATGCCCTCCTAGCCAAGCCCGCTTCAAATATGGacaatgtaggttttattttatttgttttttatcttatattttgaaaatggacATCCagttttttgtttcctttaattttttggggggggcagcgggccaagagagtgggctccagctgttttgggactacaactcccatgatccctcgcTAACAGGACCGGCGcgtgggatgctgggaattgtagtccccaaccCCTGACGCGCCTCTGCCTGCCCTCAGCCAGAGCCTGCTTAATTTCCACCTCACTTCCCCCGAAGCTGCGCCGCTTCTCCTGCCCTCCCGGCCCGGCCCGCTCACCTCCCGGGGGTCCCTCCGAGGTGCCTGGCGGGGAGAAGGCGGGCCGGCGCCGGGGGGAGCCGCAGCCAGCGCGCCCGCCCGCCCCGCCACACGCAGGCCCCGCCGCGCACCGGGGCCATGGCGCTCCGAAGCCGCCTCCCTCCCGGCCAGGCGCCGCCCGGAGGAGGAGCCAGGCCGGGCCGGCCCCACGACGCCGCCGCGGCCTCCGACTCGCCCTCGCCCCACCACCGAGGGTCAGCAAGCCCGGGAGGAAGAAGGCGCCCAGGGGCTCCGGGGGAGGCCAGCAGGCAAGTGGGGGCTGCTCTGGATGGAAATGGTTGCTGTTTATGCAAATTGTTTGTGTTGTTCCTGCTGctatatgtcctcttttcccaggacacgcccaccaccatattattattattattattattattattattattattattattatattttgtctTGCCCAAGGCAGCTCAAAGCGACTTGCATCTTGCAAAAAGACCTGGGTTCAGAAACGTTGTTTATGCAAATTGttggtgttgttgctgctgctatatgtcctcttttcccaggacacgcccaccaccttattattattattattattattattattattgctattttgtCTTGCCCAAGGCAGCCCAAAGCGACTTGCATCTTGCAAAAAGACCTGGGTTCAGAAACGTTGTTTATGCAAATTGTTTGTGTTGTTCCTGCTGCcctatgtcctcttttcccaggacacgcccaccaccatattattattattattattattattattattattattattattgctattttgtCTTGCCCAAGGCAGCCCAAGGCAACTTGCATCTTGCAAAAAGACCTGGGTTCAGAAACGTTGTTTATGCAAATTGTTGGtgttgttcctgctgctgctatatGTCCTCTTTCCCCAGGACACGCCCaccaccttattattattattattattattattattattattattgctattttgtCTTGCCCAAGGCAGCTCAAAGCAACTTGCATCTTGCAAAGCGACCTGGGTTCAGAAACGTTGTTTATGCAAATTGTTGGtgttgttcctgctgctgctatatgtcctcttttcccaggacacgcccaccaccatattattattattattattattattattattattattattgctattttgtCTTGCCCAAGGCAGCCCAAAGCGACTTTCATCTTGCAAAAAGACCTGGGTTCAGAAACGTCGTTTATGCAAATGGTTGGtgttgttcctgctgctgctatatgtcctcttttcccaggacacgcCCACCAccatatcattatcattatcattattattattattattattattactattttgtcTTGCCCAAGGCAGCCCAAGGCAACTTGCAAAAAGACCTGGGATCAGAAACGTTTATGCAAATTGTTTGTGTTGTTCCTGCTGctatatgtcctcttttcccaggacacgcccaccaccttattattattattattattattattattattattattattactattttgtcTTGCCCAAGGCAGCTCAAAGCAACTTGCATCTTGCAAAAAGACCTGGGTTCAGAAACGTTGTTTATGCAAATTGTTGGtgttgttcctgctgctgctatatGTCCTCTTTCCCCAGGACACGCCCaccaccatattattattattattattattattattattattattattaatattattattgctattttgtCTTGCCCAAGGCAGCCCAAAGCGACTTGCATCTTGCAAAAAGACCTGGGTTCAGAAACGTTGTTtatgcaagttgttgttgtttctgctgttgctatatgtcctcttttcccaggacacgtCCACCACCATCATATcattattgctattgctattttgTCTTGCCCAAGGCACCCCAAAGCGACTTGCATCTTGCAAAGCGACCTGCGTTCAGAAATGTCATTGTTTGCTGTTACCCGTCGGTCTGCagttcagtgccagatttacgtataagctaaacaagctatagtttagggcaggggtcagcaaacagggggccggtccactgtccctcagaccttgtgggggaccggactatattttgaagaggggggaaatgaatgaattcctatgccccacaaataacccagaggtgcattttaaataaaagcacacattccatcCTTTGCCTGGAGTCATATAGgatggtagaattggaagggacccaaatggTAAATCCATACCTAGCAAATTGCAACTAGTTCCCTTTGAGACCGGTGAGATTAAGTCATTaatcttgacatctttctgcagggcctgcaagacagagctgttccgccaggcctttggccagggcacagcctgactccctcccttggcaatcttcgcggagctctggcccaatggtggccagtggcttgaatttaattaattttataattaatgattttagagtgttgtttgtgttgtacttttgtattgttttattgttgttagccgccctgagcccagcttcggctggggagggcgggatataaataaaatttattattattattattattattattattattattattgcaaacatCCCCCACTCATGGGCCAAGGGGGGGGGCCGGGAAAGGCAGCTGTCCCCctcataaatcaataaaaatcaataaaaatacatagaaaactgtggttctgcccccccaaaaaacctaaaatcctggctatgctcatGGCCCCACTGATTTCATTAGGGCCTAAGTTTTAATCTGGATCTATTCAACGTAGGAAACCTCAGCTCAGCTGCAAAAAGTACTATTTTGTGGCATATTAAAGACTGCCAGTTAGTTGTTATATTGTCGCACAAACCTGTTCTAAGCATTTAGCGAGACAACCTATGAAGTTTTTAAATCCTTGAAACGAGTTCTATAAATGCTGAGGATCATTATTATTAGTGTTTTATATCCTTAATAGATTGTCTTTATTTGTCACGCTTATACCTGCCGACAAATGTTGTGTGTTCTTTGTGCGGGAATCCGCTAAACCGCTGCTGTgtctttttcagaagctgaatgatgCTGATTGGAGCTTTGACACGTCGGACGGGCTTATTAAAGAGGCAGCCCCCCTGGGATACAGGCAGGAGTTTTTGGGGATGGCTTAATGCTGTTTTCAACAAGTAAGTGTGCTGGCCAGAACAACTAAATCAGCTCTCACAAAGGACACTGCGAATTGAAATccatttgtcttttaaagccctctAGGTTTGTGGGCGCCGCTGCctactgtggcagggagttccaaagattaACCACGTGCCGTATGAAGAAGCCCTTTCTTCAGCATTTAGCTTCATTGAATGCCCCTGAGTTGTAGCACTGATGGAGAAGgcgaaaaacttttctctgtctgctttccctgtgccatgcataattttgtaaacTTCCATCGTGCAACTCCTTTCTTGCGTTTTCTCTAAACTGGAAAGCCCCAAACGCTGCAGCCTTTCTCCATAGGGGAGTCCCTCCACCCCCTTAATCGTTTTGCTTGCCCTTTCCTGAAATGTttctaactctacaatatcctttttgaggtgaggcaatcaGAACTTTGCACAGTATTCCAAACATTAGGATgccggcagttttattttcaattccttgccTAACGATCCCtagatagggatgtgggtggcattgtgctctaaaccactgagcctcttgggcttgcccatcagaaggtcggtggttcgaatccctgcaatggggtgagctccatttgctctgtcccagctcctgccaacttagcagtttgaaagcacatcagtgcaagtagataaataggtaccactgtggtgggaaggtaaacggcgtttctgtgtgctctggtttctgtcacagtgtcctgttgcgccagtagcggtttagtcctgctggccacatgacccggaaagctgtctgtggacaaacgctggctccctcggcctgaaagcaatatgagcgtcacaaccccagagtcgcctttgactggacttaaacatccaggggtcctttacctttaatgcatatATGTGAAATTCTTGCTTGCCCTGACTtgaatcactttacacttgtttacattacATAGGCCTAGCAGGGCCCAATAACAGAAGGCAGAGCAAGTAAGGGGTCACCCAGTGCACCGTTAACCTATggcactcactcccacaagaggtgctaatggccacccaacctgaatgcctgggcaccacagttcaagaaggacgctgacaaactggaacgtgtccagaggagggcaaccaaaatggtcaaaggcctggaaacgatgccttatgaggaacggctaagggagctgggcatgtttagcctggagaagaggaggttaaggggtgatatgatagccatgttcaaatatataaaaggatgtcatatagaggagggagggaggttgttttctgctgctccagagaagcggacacggagcaatggatccaaactacaagaaagaagattccacctaaacattaggaagaacttcctgacagtaagagctgtttgacagtggaatttgctgccaaggagtatggtggagtctccttctttggaggtctttaagcagaggcttgacagccatatgtcaggagtgctctgatggtgtttcctgcttggcagggggttggactcgatggcccttgtggtctattccaactctatgattctatgaaaagagggttgcaaaataaaaacaaaactctcCTTAAAATTAGCTGTTCCTCCTCGTTTACAGGGTGGACTATGAGCGGATCAAGGCCGTGGGCCCAGACAGAGCCGCTTCGGAATGGCTCCTTCGGTGCGGGGCACTCGTGCGTTACCAAGGCTTGGACAAATGGCAGCAAGATTACAACGCACTCCCTTCGGGACCATTAGGGAAATATAAGATACAGTCAATTAATGCCACAGAATCTTGCATCATGGCCAAGGGATTCGATTATTTGGGTAAGTAGCTGAAacactagggacgtgggtggcgctgtgggtaaaccacagagcctaggacttgctgatcagaaggtcggcggttcgaatccccgcaacagggtgagctcccgttgctcggtccctgctcctgccaacctagcagttcaaaatcatgtcaaagtgcaagtagataaataggtaccgctccggcgggaaggtaaacggcgtttccgtgcgctgctctggttcgccagaagcggcttagtcctgctggccacatgacccggaagctgtacaccgtctccctcagccaataaagcgagatgagcgccgcaaccccagagtcgtcggcgactggacctaatggtcgagggtccctttacctttaccttttagctgaAACactaagagtttggatttgatatgccacctttcactccccttcaggagtctcaaagcggctcacaatctcctttcccttcctcccccacaacaaacactctgtgaggtgagtggggctgagagacttcagagaagtgtgactagcccaaggtcacccagcagctgcatgtggaggagtggagacgcgaacctggttccccagattacgagactaccgctcttaaccactacaccacactggctctaaccAGCTTGGTCTGTCAATATTCCCCATATGCCACACACCCCTGTCCACCAGCACTCACAAAATTTGAAATGTACACAACTGGTCCAAAAAGGTTGTTGAAATCTGGTTTAGATCATTGCCTGCTTATACAGGTCGCACTGTGGAACATAGACCCAGCCCTTTCTCCACAAGGAGACTTTATCACTTGCATGGGCAAAAACTGTAGACATTCAGGCCGGTTGTGTGTTGCAAGTCCCCCTCCTTGACATTCTGCCTGTTTCAGACGGCCTGGAGCACGTTGAGGAAATCCGGCTTTGCAAGTGCATGTACATCTACGACGAGTGCTTGCAGCGGCTGAGCCAGACACCCAACCTGCAGAAAAGCCTCCTGCGCCTGTGGATCATTTCCTGCGGGAACGTCACGGACAAAGGCATCATTGCGCTGCATAAGCTCAGGTATGCAAAGCCgccaagggcagccctgcatttCACACTGCAAGCGTGTTTGCTGCTTCATGAACCCTGTTGTTCTCGCAACCACCAACGGAAAATATAGGTGACTTACAGGAGCCCTCTCCCTGCTGCAGTTAGGCTCCGAAGATTCCTTCCTTTGGCTACCAAGAAAggcgtttcccccccccccccaagccaaattGTTGGAGGGGACAAGGGAGgcgcactttcagaataaaaatttgctcctgCCGCATCAATTTTTTAATTAGCGTTGGAAAACGCAACTAGGATTTTCGTCAGGGCCACGGGATGCTCTTGCTCACATTTTGAAAAGATGTCTAtcaatattctgcaaataaaaaaacattttggtCCTGCGCTACACTAAAATGTTAAAAtgcttctttgattgtccttgaactTGCCACACTTGCCACCCTCGCCTGccgcaccctttgagaaccactgacttGGAGGTTATGTTATAatcaagcagtacagtggtacctcgggttaagtacttaattcgttccggaggtccgtacttaacctgaaactgttcttaacctgaggtaccactttagctaatggggcctcctgctgctgctgcaccgctggagcacgatttctgttctcatcctgaagcaaagttcttagcccgaggtactatttctgggttagcggagtctgtaacctgaagcgtatgtaacctgaggtaccactgtatataaatttggtTGGACGAAAATAAAGGGCACCTGTGAATAGCAGGCTTAATGTGTGCCTGTCTTCCAGTGCAGTCAGCAGCTTTTGCTAAattaaatatttcttcttcttcttctttacagtaATCTGGAATATTTGTTTTTGAGCGACTTACCTGGGATAGAAGAGAAGGAAGCCACTGCTCAGACCCTCAGGCAATCATTGCCAGGCTTGCAGCTAGAACTGGACTTGGATTAAAGGCATTGCCACCTCATTGGGCCTCCTAGTCTTTTTAAACCTGTGGAAGTTGTGGAGGTGGAGAATTGCTCAGCCCACTGCTGTCTCTGCAGAATCTCCGCTCTCCAGCCTCTCAAGGGAGGCCTCTGCTTTTGGGAATTCCTTAACAGGTGATGCTACAGCTTGGTCAATGCTAGGCGTGTGATCTGTCCTTAAGCTACTCCCCCCCGC
The nucleotide sequence above comes from Podarcis raffonei isolate rPodRaf1 chromosome 1, rPodRaf1.pri, whole genome shotgun sequence. Encoded proteins:
- the DMAC2L gene encoding ATP synthase subunit s, mitochondrial, with product MMLIGALTRRTGLLKRQPPWDTGRSFWGWLNAVFNKVDYERIKAVGPDRAASEWLLRCGALVRYQGLDKWQQDYNALPSGPLGKYKIQSINATESCIMAKGFDYLDGLEHVEEIRLCKCMYIYDECLQRLSQTPNLQKSLLRLWIISCGNVTDKGIIALHKLSNLEYLFLSDLPGIEEKEATAQTLRQSLPGLQLELDLD